The genome window GGAACAATGACTGTATGGCCAATAAGACAAATCAAATGTGGTTCCACTTACCAACTATCGGTGCCACAGATATTCCAAGCAGTGACGCGAAAGTCGACAGGAGGGGATGTGGATTTCTCGCCACTTTCAGTACATCACAAAATTTACTTGCAGAGATTTGTGtgatcttttccttttcattcatgaGATGTGCTGTTCAGTCATTGTACTGTATAGTGGGAATCCAATTATCACATTACAGGAAGAAATATTACAAGGAAAAGAGATTTTGATTCTTTAGATTTTAAATAGAACTGCACGTCAAACTTGCccaaaaaatctaattttcatttatctgaggccttttaaatatatatatatatatatatatatatatatatatatatatatatatatatgtgtgtgtgtgtgtgtgtgtgtgtgtgtgtgcgcgcgtgtatgtgtgtgcgcgcgcgcgcgcccgtgtgtgtgtgtgtgtgtgtgtgtgtgtgaacataagCTCAGATATTAGCTTGATTGGAGGAATCAAATTCGGAGCTCGAATGTTTAGATTATAATGCCTATTTTGGTTAACGAGATTCTAATGACATCAGATTCGTCTTCAATATGATACCATAGCTAACTATGTTGTTTTCTAGCCCTTTGCAGAATATGTACCATAAAACCACATGATGATTTAGTTGAGCACTGGAAATTATAGTAGCACATTATTTCTCAGTACCTGACAGGTTGTATTAGTATATCGTAAAAGGCTTAATGTACAAAGTGTCGTGTAAGGATGAAATATGTCTCTGAAGATCAGCATCCATCCTCGTACGATATACTGTAAGTTGGTATGCAAAGCGTAGGAAGTGAAATTCGGGATTCATAGAGTTATTCAGGAGTAAAAATAATGTTGCAGATGatgggaaaaagagaaaggaaaaaacagcGTGTTAAAGgatgcaaatgaagaaattgcTCAGCCAGTTCTCTCACATGGTGGTGAAGAGCAACCTTGGGAAGCAACTGAAAACGTCTTCAAATAAATTATCTGCAAATATCGGGTCACTGACAGGATCCGCTACCTTCAAAACAACACCTCTACAGCTTTTATTGTAAATCAGTGTATtttgacttttatatattttgtgtacatttcgttttgttttctagGCAGGTTAATAGTTTGTTTAATTTATTGTTGTTAAGTTAGGCTACCAATTCGTATAATTCGGAGTTTAGTTCCGTAATTGTTAAGTACGATTAAAGCAAATGTTTTTGTTAGTTTCCTACTATTTATTCTCGTGCGTTGGAACAGGCTAAGCTCATGCTTGGCACAATATAAGTTATACAGTCTTTAAATCAAGAAGATTGTTctcccttttatctttttttgagttttgtctttGGTGCAGTGGTTTTCGAATATACTGATGGAAATGGCGTGTTACGTTTTCACCTTGTCTTTTCATTTGCCTGACAAAGCCCGGTCTCACCTGGAAGAGTTTTCAGGAATCTAAACGCCGATTTTTTTACACTTGTACATTTGTTTGACACTCGGCGAGTAATGCGCCGGAGGGCTGACTTGCCGAATGTCACCAAGCCATGGAGGAAAAGGTAATGCCAATCACAAAGCACCCCTTGGCTTCTTTAGTAAACGTGGAAGTAAGGAAGTAAAAAGGAAGAACCTTTTACAAATGATAGTAGAATAGACAAGAGGAAAGAGACAAATTTATTCCGGTTTTGTTAATGAATTAGATTCGCAGTTAGTGGCTCACTTGTTTTTAattcaagagatatatatagataaaaaaaaaaagaagcatccCGGGAACATCACATTTGAAGCGAGAGGGACAAATGGAAGATCAAAAGGAGTGACTGAAGTATTCAACTTCCTGACAGAACTTTTGAAAGACTTCAGCTTGACTTTATCTTAGACTGAGGCTCACAATCAGTCCGATAGTCtttgaaaaaattgtaataagaAGAGAGCTGAAATCAAAGACAGGAAGAAATCAAACAAGTTAATGCAGCAACAACTATCTTGTAAAATGTTTGACTACAAAGAAaggtattttcacttttatttttccgtgaaaggaaactattgagatggttctgtctgtccgtccgcactatttctgtccgtacgttatctgtccgccctcatatcttaaaaattactgaggatagagggctgcaaattggtatgttgatcatccactctccaatcatcagacatactaaaattcagccctctaacctgggtagattttattttatttaaggttaaagttagccataatcgtgcatctggctactctataggacatgccaccacccggccgtggcaGAGTTTCATGcatgcggctcatacagcattataccgagaccaccaaaaggtagatcctatttttggtggccttgattagcctatacgctgtacagaaagctcgattgccccgaagacaCTTCGAcacattatttacttatatattggAAAGGCTTTCACTTGGTAATACGCCTCATTGCCTTGCTAAGACTTTGCTATCTATTTACCCTAAATGTGATACGAAAAGATATAATACAGTAGTTAATAAATCGGTAAggtaatacataaaaacaatagcGTTAAAGCTAAACAGGCCTTTGCCaaaatggaacggatgggcatctgccgGAAGGCATCAAGCCACTgggcgtcccccctccacatggtataGAAACCAGACGGcccctggaggccctgtggggactatcgtcgGCTGAACCTAGTAACGACACCAGATCACTATcccttgccgaacatgcaggacctaacaggcacCCTGCACGgggccaaagtatttacaaaaatggatttactaaagtcttattttcaggtaccagtgcaccccGATGACATTCCAAAGACAGCCTTCATCACGTTGTTCGgaacatataccttctcctaccccacctttggcctcaggaacaccagggccacattccaacgccttaTGGACACCATCCTGGTGGACCTACCTTTCTGCATTTGCTACGTAGacaacatcctgatcttctccaggtccccgaAGGAACACCTGCGCCACATCCAGGCCGTGCTgaagcacctgcaggagaatggtttggttgtcaggtttgacaagtgtacctttggagcagaaaaggtagacttcctggacCATGAGATCTCCCCGGCAAGTgtccgccccatggcctccaaggtggatgcagtaaagaagttcccaacactaaaaaccatcaagtccctgcaggagttcctcagcATGGTCAGCTACTACTGTCGCTTCATACCAGATgtcgcccgcatcatgtatcccctgaccgtagtcctgaaggggaagccgaaagcACTGGTGTGGGCAGCTCCGCAACAACAGGCACGCGAGCAGACGAAGGCAGCGCTTCCCAAAGCCACCACATTAACACATCACGACCCCACCGCCTCCCTGAGATTTACCACCGACACCAGCAACATTGCTTGTGGGGCAGTGCTGGAGCAGGTGTTAGACGGCTCCCCGCACCCGCTGGCCTTCTTCAGTCGCAAGTTAACACCACtggagacccgctacagcgcattcgacagggagctgctggcaatctaccaaactgtgcggcacttcaagtacctcttggacggcaCCCCTTTTACCATCCTCACAGACCACAAGCCTTTAGTACATGCATTCACGAAGGCGGGAGACGCATGGTCTGCGAGGCAGAAGCGGCACTTGGCCACTATCTCCGAGTTTGGCTGCACCATTAGCTAcgtccccagcaggaagaacccagcaGCCGATGCCCTATCAAGGGTCAAGATAAATTCTGTCCACCACAGCATAGACTACGAGGACCTGGTGAAGGAACAGGCTGCAGACCCGGAAACAGCAGCCTATCACACAACACTCACCGCACTGAAATGGGAAGACGTGCCGATAGGAGGATCAAGTTCAACACTTCTCTATGACACCAGCACTAGCCACCCACTCCCCCTGATCCCTGCTTCCAGGAGAAAGCAGACGTGCCAAACAAGCAAAGTCACCCGGCACatggaatcaggcatcggagaatTCCCTCAAACACGTCGGTGCTTCAGTCATATCCATGTAGACATTGTAGGTCTTCTGCCACAGTCAGGGgcaccagatacctcctgacagtcatagACCGTTCCACACGGTGGCCGGAAGCAACCCCGATGATGGAAGCATCAATGAGCTCCTGTTCAGAGGCCCTCCTGTCGAGTTGGCCAACTGTTTCGGTGTGCCTGACAGCATAACTAAGGGCAGAGGCCCAGCATTCTTGTTGGAGCTCTGGGTcaccctggcatgcctgatgaggacaactctccacagtacGACGGCATATAACCCCACAGCCAACGGCATAGTGTAAAGGGCCCACCGTTCATTGAAGGCAGCTTTGATGGCACGCTGTATGAACGACAATTGGAAggcccagctcccctgggtcctgccgGGTCTCCTCACCGCACCGAAGGCAGGCAGCGACGACTCTCCCGCAGAGAAAGTCTATGGCAAAACACTAGCCGTTCTGGGAGACTTCTTCCCCACCGTGCCGGACGACGCAGATACCTCCCTAACGAGGCTGGGGGAAGTGGCACAGAAGTTTGCGCCCTGCCGAAAGATTTTCAAGGACAGGACCCATGTCTACAGCCTTGGGGGCCTGGATAGATGCACCCACGTCGTCATCACGATCGACGCCCactgcccacccttgaccagaccgtaCGGGGGCCCATATCGTGTCGTCAGCAGGTCATCCAAGGCCTGTCTCATCAACATCCATGGGCgtgaagactgggtttctgttGACTGGCTGAAACCAGCTTTCCTATTAGACAGTGAAACTTGGGAGGAAACCGGCAGGCGCCCCAGAATTCCTTCACAAAACATGGCCACAGATGATCCCGTCGCCATCCCGAAACAGGGTCGAGTacgtcccaagggccgcactaaggaaGCCATCGGTTCGGCTAAGCCGCCAGGTGAATCAGCAGTCGAAGCTGCCCCACGTCCACAGGTATCAAGAACTCAGGGCCGGCTCTTGCTCCCAAAGCGATTCCGTGATTGATTTTTCAGatatcttccaatcattattttgtaattattgttgggggggggagtgcTTGTAAAGACGTCAGCTGTCTCTTCATTTCCATATCAGTCAcatcatgcattgcatttcttaatatgtcatgtcaagactctcatgtaaatattcatgtgtagaattttctggcctttccaccaatatgtatttcatcattgtacatttattatgtctctcaaaattgccatttgtttgtctctcAACAAACACACATGACTCAGAGTGCGGGTCATGGCGATCAGAGATCAGGCACCACGTTTCCATctgcactctgccatgtatacctgcgctcaggtaataaataagttaatacccaattgacctttcttgtcctcacagtCTTTACATATATAGACCACCTCAAGCGACCCCTCATTCtgctacctgggccaaaaggtaaagtgagtGTGTACCGACTGGGTGGGCGGGACTCCCACCCTTACCGTCAGTAGCTAACTACCTTaatcaccttgtttaaaagttaaatggcCATTCCCAGTTCGCACTGCAAGTAGTTCCCATATATGTAAAGagcttcaggtttgtatgttaggaaaaatacaaattactttaaagatttgtaattttttgcttGGCTACCATTGTAGAGGTCATACATTTTCAAACAGATCTTAAATCAATGTAAGTGTAAcgtacaggttagtttaggttaggaactatgtggaattgctgatatctaaaaaatattcaagtgcaggctgtaataAAGGGTCTTTGCTACTCAAACGACTTAGTTATTTATCAAAAGGCCAACCCcaaaagtgtctgttaagttgaggtgctacggtatagaaattttatgcatgaaaaatatttagatgatgaGAGGGCACTTGGCAGTGTTTCCTGTACTGTAGAAGAGgttaaaattaatcttatttattataagaatatgAAAACTATCCACCTACTTCTCAAGAATGACCCATTTCCcaaaaaacattttgaagattATTAGTGTCATCCACGAATTTACATGCCTGGTGGAAGGATGCCACcactcatatactgtactgtatcagGATGATTACTATCAAACTCTAAGCTGCCACCTTCAGGAAGGGGCCATCTTTAACCATTATGTACAAAATCACAACAAAAGACTCAAAAGAAAAGAGCTTATAAAGAGCACAAACACTGTAGACCAAGCACCAGACTGCCAATGCCTATGGTTTATCAAGGCTCTTCATATACAGGAAAAGAGCTTAGCATTAACACgtgaaagaaactgaatttttcccaccattataaggagaaatataagaaatcagcTGTTATATAAGCCAGTGCCAAACACCAacgagagggggagagagaaagcacTGAATGTTGTCATGTTACCTGAGCGGTGTTTAATACCAGTCTCTCCAGAAAGGGATACCCCAGCCAACAATACCAATTAGGCCTAGAAAATCACAAAGCCTCGAGGaattatttcatcttcatcaaCCCTCGGCCAATAAAAATTCAGCGCACTAGCTGGCCCTCAGACTCTAACTACCTGcttgctatctatatatatatatatatatatatatatatatatatatatatatatatatatatatatatatatatatatatatatatatatatatatatatatatatatatattatcagaaagctacaaacgtcctttaatatcaattcactctacctcggaagtaatatattttcatatatgttagctgaaggggaatttttaattgataataagtccaccgtctcgtaatcgaaccagcgacggacgaggaatcaggactacagtgacacactaaccattcggccacagagagggtataagtgaataccatctcccatcaacccacccgtcgaactcaggtgtttttgcgttttggagatatccacccacctctgccatgttgaccgtgtagtgcgtttgtcgcatgtagccatattatgactatttatccacatcaccgtgattcatatacaatcaagaaagctacaaacgtcctttaatatccaattcactctacctcggaagtaatatattttcatatatgttacgaagggaatttttaattgataataagtccaccgtccgtgatgtcaaccagcgacggacgaggaatcaggactacagtgacacactaaccattcggccacaagagaggtataagtgaataccatctcccatcaaccccaccgtcgaactcaggtgttttgcgtttggagacgatatccacccacctctgccatgttgaccgtgtagtgcgtttgtcgcacgtagccatattatgactatttatcacatcaccgtgattcatatacaatcagaaagctaaaacgtcctttaatatccaattcactctacctcggaagtaatatattttcatatatgttaccgaaggaattttaattgataataagtccaccgtccgtgaggtcgaaccagcgacggacgagaatcaggactacagtgacacactaaccattcggccacaaagagaggtataagtgaataccatctcccatcaacccacccgtcgaactcaggtgttttgcgtttggagacgatatccacccacctctgccatgttgaccgtgtagtgcgtttgtgtgcacgtagccatattatgactatttatcacatcaccgtgattcatatacaatcagaaagctacaaacgtcctaatatccaattcactctacctcggaagtaatatattttcatatatgttaccgaaggaatttttaattgataataagtccaccgtcccgtggggtcgaaccagcgacggacgaggaatcaggactacagtgacacactaaccattcggccacagagaggtataagtgaataccatctcccatcaacccacccgtcgaactcaggtgttttgcgtttggaggcgatatccacccacctctgccatgttgaccgtgtagtgcgttttatGCGTAGCcatataatatgactatttatccacatcaccgtgattcatatacaatcagaaagctaaaacgtcctttaatatccaattcactctacctcggaagtaatatattttcatatatgttacgaagaggaattttaattgataataagtccaccgtcccgtgaagtcgaaccagcgacgggcgaggaatcaggacttctgTGACACATAACCATTCGgcaacaagagaggtataagtgaataccatctcccatcaacccacccgtcgaactcaggtgttttgcgtttggagatgatatccacccacctctgccatgttgaccgtgtagtgcgtttgtcgcgcgtagccatgtatgactatttatcacatcaccgtgattcatatacaatcagaaagctacaaacgtcctttaatatccaattcactctacctcggaagttatatattttcatatatgttactacacggtcaacatggcagaggtgggtggatatcgtctccaaacgcaaaacacctgagttcgacgggtgggttgatgggagatggtattcacttataccctctcttgtggccgaatggttagtgtgtcactgtagtcctgattcctcgtccgtcgctggttcgaccccatgggacggtggacttattatcaattaaaaattccccttcggtaacatgtatgaaaatatattacttccgaggtagagtgaattggatattaaaggacgtttgtagctttctgattgtatatgaatcaaggtgatgtgataaatagtcataatatggctacgtgcgacaaacacactacacggtcaacatggcagaggtgggtggatatcgtctccaaacgcaaaggttgatgggagatggtattcacttataccctcttgtggccgaatggttagtgtgtcactgtagtcctgattcctcgtccgtcgctggttcgaccccacgggacggtggacttattatcaattaaaattcttcggtaacatatatatgaaaatatattacttccgaggtagagtgaattggatattaaaggacgtttgtagctttctgattgtatatgaatcacggtgatgtgataaatagtcataatatggctacgcgcgacaaacgcactacacggtcaacatggcagaggtgggtggatatcgcctccaaacgcaaaacacctgagttcgacgggtgggttgatgggagatggtattcacttataccctctcttgtggccgaatggttagtgtgtcactgtagtcctgattccttgtccgtcgctggtttgaccccacgggacggtggacttattatcaattaaaaattccttcggtaacatatatgaaaatatattacttctgaggtagagtgaattgatattaaaggacgtttgtagctttctgattgtatatgaatcatggtgatgtgataaatagtcataatatggctatgtgcgacaaacgcactacacggtcaacatggcagaggtgggtggatatcgtctccaaacgcaaaacacctgagttcgacgggtgggttgatgggagatggtattcacttataccctctcttgtggccgaatggttagtgtgtcactgtagtcctgattccttgtccgtcgctggttcgaccccacggacggtggacttattatcaattaaaattcccctcggtaacatatatgaaaatatattacttccgaggtagagtgaattgatattaaaggacgtttgtagctttctgattgtatatgaatcacggtgatgtgataaagtcataatatggctacgtgcgacaaacgcactacacggtcaacatggcagaggtgggtggatatcgtctccaaacgcaaaaacacctgagttcgacgggtgggttgatgggagatggtattcacttataccctctcttgtggcccaatggttagtgtgtcactgtagtcctgattcctcgtccgtcgctggttcgaccccacgggacggtggacttattatcaattaaaattccccttcggtaacatatatgaaaatatattacttccgaggtagagtgaattggatattaaaggacgtttgtagctttctgattgtatatgaatcacggtgatgtgataaatagtcataatatggctacgtgcgacaaacgcactacacggtcaacatggcagaggtgggtggatatcgtctccaaacgcaaaaaacacctgagttcgacgggtgggttgatgggagatggtattcacttataccctctcttgtggccgaatggttagtgtgtcactgtagtcctgattcctcgtccgtcgctggttcgaccccacgggacggtggacttattatcaattaaaaattcttcggtaacatatatgaaaatatattacttccgaggtagagtgaattggatattaaaggacgtttgtagctttctgattgtatatgaatcacggtgatgtgataaatagtcataatatggctacgtgcgacaaacgcactacacggtcaacatggcagaggtgggtggatatcgtctccaaacgcaaaacacctgagttcgacgggtgggttgatgggagatggtattcacttataccctctctgtggccgaatggttagtgtgtcactgtagtcctgattcctcgtccgtcgctggttcgaccccacgggacggtggacttattatcaattaaaaattcccctttggtaacatatatgaaaaatatattacttccgaggtagagtgaattggatattaaaggacgtttgtagctttctgattgtatatgaatcacggtgatgtgataaatagtcatatatatatatatatatatatatatatatatatatatatatatatat of Macrobrachium rosenbergii isolate ZJJX-2024 chromosome 11, ASM4041242v1, whole genome shotgun sequence contains these proteins:
- the LOC136843468 gene encoding uncharacterized protein; translated protein: MARCMNDNWKAQLPWVLPGLLTAPKAGSDDSPAEKVYGKTLAVLGDFFPTVPDDADTSLTRLGEVAQKFAPCRKIFKDRTHVYSLGGLDRCTHVVITIDAHCPPLTRPYGGPYRVVSRSSKACLINIHGREDWVSVDWLKPAFLLDSETWEETGRRPRIPSQNMATDDPVAIPKQGRVRPKGRTKEAIGSAKPPGESAVEAAPRPQVSRTQGRLLLPKRFRD